One region of Candidatus Poribacteria bacterium genomic DNA includes:
- a CDS encoding aldolase/citrate lyase family protein, with product MEIRPNRVKQKLADGDLAYVISGLTNADDIDIFGPNGYDGVWLEGEHGRVDASEIADLTRACDLWGMTSITRVNRNDQGLIYRTLDCGSMGIAVPHVNTKAEAQNVVDGTKFAPIGHRGMYTSRQGYGVDNYFDVANSQTLVIVLIEDIVAVNNLDDILTVDHIDVFFVAPSDLATSMGHIGNLTHPDVQNTIDTALARIQAAGRVAGTLALDAMVEKYVKAGVRLLMTGVGGWITSGAAAYKERAEGAKP from the coding sequence ATGGAAATAAGACCAAACAGAGTTAAACAGAAGTTAGCAGACGGAGACCTCGCGTACGTCATCTCAGGGCTCACAAATGCCGACGATATAGACATCTTCGGTCCAAACGGATACGATGGCGTATGGTTAGAAGGCGAACACGGGCGGGTTGACGCATCAGAAATCGCTGATCTGACACGCGCGTGCGACCTCTGGGGCATGACCTCCATCACACGTGTCAACCGCAACGACCAAGGGCTTATCTACCGCACGCTGGACTGCGGCTCAATGGGGATCGCTGTCCCTCATGTCAACACGAAAGCGGAGGCGCAGAACGTCGTAGATGGTACGAAGTTCGCACCGATTGGTCACCGGGGTATGTATACCAGCCGTCAAGGGTATGGTGTGGACAACTATTTTGATGTAGCCAATTCACAGACACTCGTTATTGTGCTAATTGAAGATATCGTAGCGGTTAACAATTTAGACGATATCCTCACCGTCGATCATATTGACGTGTTTTTCGTTGCACCCTCGGATTTAGCGACCTCTATGGGGCATATCGGGAACTTAACGCACCCAGATGTCCAGAACACAATAGACACCGCACTCGCGCGCATCCAAGCAGCAGGACGGGTTGCTGGCACCTTGGCACTTGATGCCATGGTAGAGAAATATGTCAAGGCGGGTGTACGGCTCTTAATGACAGGTGTTGGTGGATGGATTACGTCCGGTGCAGCAGCATATAAAGAACGCGCAGAAGGCGCGAAACCCTAA
- a CDS encoding HAD-IA family hydrolase, with protein MNQLKLPIQTIIFDFDYTLVESSRGTIDGVNFAFDKMGMPLASDAAIRQTIGLALPDILTALAGEAYSRRVDEFTRLFLQRADETMVALAEFYAGVPETVQALRRLGLQLAIVSQKRRDYIQGILTRGNLLDAFDVILGGGDAAYKPNPEGLLLAVAQTDSIPQNCFYVGDSVTDAKTAQRAAVPFIAVLSGVTPRTAFEDYDVYAILEDVSEVLNLEPVKNCNSVNNRALAKERVTR; from the coding sequence TTGAACCAGTTGAAACTTCCGATCCAAACTATTATATTTGACTTTGACTATACGTTGGTAGAATCTTCACGTGGAACGATCGATGGTGTCAATTTCGCATTTGACAAAATGGGGATGCCGCTCGCTTCCGATGCCGCGATTCGGCAGACAATCGGTTTAGCACTACCGGATATACTGACGGCGTTAGCAGGGGAAGCATATAGCAGGCGAGTGGATGAATTTACGCGCCTGTTTCTTCAACGCGCCGATGAGACTATGGTCGCGTTAGCAGAATTTTACGCGGGTGTGCCAGAAACAGTACAAGCATTGCGGAGGCTTGGTCTTCAACTTGCCATCGTTTCTCAGAAACGTCGCGACTACATTCAGGGGATCCTTACGCGTGGAAATTTGTTAGATGCATTTGACGTTATCCTTGGTGGTGGGGACGCAGCGTATAAGCCGAACCCAGAAGGGTTACTGCTGGCGGTTGCGCAAACGGATAGTATTCCGCAAAATTGTTTCTATGTCGGAGATAGCGTGACGGATGCTAAAACTGCTCAGCGTGCTGCTGTTCCCTTTATTGCTGTGCTGTCGGGTGTCACGCCACGAACGGCTTTTGAAGATTACGATGTTTATGCGATTCTTGAAGATGTGTCTGAGGTACTAAATTTAGAACCGGTGAAAAATTGTAACAGCGTTAACAACCGTGCATTAGCAAAGGAGCGAGTCACACGATGA
- a CDS encoding aldo/keto reductase — protein sequence MEKRILGRTGLEVSVLGMGGLFVSTAGGGNRADGHNAIRRALELGVNYVDTAPSYGNSEEVVGEALEGVLQPHYLSTKIGGRPQPFDPKDKQLLRQSVEESLRLLKRDTIDILMVHEPDRPGQYDWWTSHETFDGPVCELLAELKAEGIVRFTGLGGTTAHQLPAIMATGVYDVVLAAQNYSLLWREAAISIFPEAKRQNMGIVIGAPLQQGALSRRHAEVETGVWWLSRPRQGQFKVLYQFLDEIELSLPEAGIRMVISNPDISTVLVGARSVEEVEQNVRAVEAGPLPSEVLERLQEIADMVPFRPFEEPHSLAFGREYSGPGPAR from the coding sequence ATGGAAAAACGAATTCTTGGGCGGACTGGGCTTGAAGTGAGCGTCTTAGGAATGGGCGGACTCTTTGTCTCAACGGCTGGCGGTGGGAATCGCGCTGACGGACATAACGCTATCCGACGCGCTTTGGAACTCGGTGTCAATTATGTTGATACCGCACCGAGTTACGGCAACAGTGAAGAAGTCGTTGGGGAAGCTTTAGAGGGTGTGTTGCAGCCGCATTACCTCTCCACGAAAATCGGCGGCAGACCACAACCTTTCGATCCGAAGGATAAACAACTCCTACGGCAATCGGTTGAAGAGAGTCTGCGTTTGCTGAAAAGAGATACTATTGACATCCTGATGGTGCATGAACCGGATCGTCCGGGACAATACGATTGGTGGACAAGCCACGAGACATTTGATGGACCGGTCTGTGAGTTGTTGGCGGAACTCAAAGCGGAAGGGATTGTCCGTTTCACAGGATTAGGTGGGACAACTGCACATCAACTCCCCGCAATTATGGCAACAGGGGTCTACGATGTGGTATTGGCAGCGCAGAATTATAGTCTACTCTGGCGTGAAGCGGCAATCTCAATTTTCCCAGAAGCGAAACGACAGAATATGGGAATTGTCATCGGTGCTCCCTTACAACAAGGCGCATTGTCACGCCGCCACGCCGAAGTAGAGACGGGGGTATGGTGGCTTAGCCGTCCGCGTCAGGGACAGTTCAAAGTGCTTTATCAGTTTTTGGATGAAATCGAACTCTCGCTTCCAGAGGCAGGTATCCGTATGGTTATATCCAATCCTGATATTTCTACGGTGTTGGTGGGGGCGAGATCTGTGGAAGAGGTTGAACAGAATGTCCGTGCGGTTGAAGCGGGTCCATTGCCCTCGGAAGTATTAGAACGGCTTCAGGAGATCGCGGATATGGTGCCGTTTCGACCCTTTGAGGAACCCCATAGTTTGGCGTTCGGTAGGGAATACAGCGGTCCAGGACCTGCACGGTGA
- a CDS encoding phytanoyl-CoA dioxygenase family protein has product MSDLQLQQYLFDVQGYLVIENVLSPEEVAALNQCIDEQQLPTPGKVQRFGSAPDGPGFLQWGQPFCNLLDHPEIMPILQFRLGDCFRLDRIYGMYMQEGMPRGHLHADYGATSPTARAQPGEYYSFRDNEIHNGFVVVTWNLADTGPDYGGFCCIPGSHKGNFKLPQQIAEAPQDAPCVVIPNAPAGSAILFTEALTHGTAAWNGKHQRRSLLYKYCVSHIAWTSRRVAIPEDIEITERQKILFREPADPYRHFPSLFEAA; this is encoded by the coding sequence ATGAGCGATCTACAGTTACAACAATACCTCTTCGACGTGCAAGGCTACCTTGTCATTGAGAATGTCTTGAGTCCAGAAGAGGTCGCAGCACTCAATCAATGTATTGACGAACAACAACTCCCTACACCGGGGAAGGTGCAAAGATTTGGAAGTGCCCCTGATGGTCCCGGTTTTCTGCAGTGGGGACAACCGTTTTGCAATTTACTCGACCATCCTGAGATTATGCCAATACTTCAATTTCGCTTAGGCGATTGCTTTCGGCTCGACCGTATTTACGGGATGTATATGCAGGAAGGAATGCCGCGCGGACATCTGCATGCCGACTATGGTGCCACTTCTCCGACAGCAAGAGCGCAACCGGGAGAATACTACTCTTTCCGAGATAACGAGATTCATAACGGCTTCGTTGTTGTGACGTGGAACCTCGCCGACACCGGACCGGATTATGGTGGATTTTGCTGTATTCCGGGCAGCCACAAAGGCAATTTCAAACTACCACAACAGATCGCTGAGGCACCCCAAGACGCACCTTGTGTCGTCATTCCGAATGCCCCTGCAGGTTCAGCGATTCTATTTACCGAAGCACTGACACACGGCACGGCGGCGTGGAACGGTAAGCACCAACGCAGGTCCCTTCTGTATAAGTATTGCGTTTCGCACATCGCGTGGACTTCGCGACGCGTAGCAATACCGGAAGATATAGAAATTACAGAACGTCAAAAGATTCTCTTCCGTGAACCTGCTGACCCGTATCGTCATTTCCCATCGCTATTTGAAGCAGCATAA
- a CDS encoding ATP-binding protein, with protein sequence MSEKTRNQEELLVQLLEKADNLLTRLGGLPSQSSGALLDAELDDYIAFRWQAQNESGHLIPVKYPNLVGLSDLIGIERQSIELDRNTRQFLNGLPANHVLLWGDRGTGKSSLVKGMLSRYADEGLRLIGISKEGLVHLQEIAEVLWERPERYILFCDDLAFNEDEPEYRELKAMLEGGISACPDNVLIYATSNRRHLMPRQVRENRYPQNDEDELYPREATEEKVSLSDRFGLRLAFQRISQDTYLQIVSHYAQKRGLSVPTEALHRAALEWEASSSGRSGRVAYQFVADLAGRLALESNAK encoded by the coding sequence ATGTCTGAAAAAACGCGAAATCAGGAAGAACTCCTTGTTCAACTGCTGGAGAAGGCAGATAACTTACTAACTCGTTTGGGTGGGCTCCCGTCCCAATCGTCGGGTGCGCTACTTGATGCTGAACTTGATGACTACATCGCTTTCCGGTGGCAAGCACAGAATGAGTCGGGACACCTAATTCCAGTTAAATATCCGAATCTTGTGGGACTATCGGATTTGATTGGAATAGAGAGGCAGTCCATAGAACTGGATCGGAACACACGCCAGTTTCTAAACGGACTACCCGCCAACCACGTTCTGTTATGGGGCGACCGTGGCACTGGTAAATCTTCGCTTGTGAAGGGGATGCTATCGCGCTACGCCGATGAGGGACTTCGGCTGATCGGGATCAGTAAAGAGGGACTCGTGCATCTGCAGGAGATTGCCGAGGTGTTGTGGGAGCGTCCAGAACGTTATATCCTTTTTTGTGACGACCTCGCCTTTAACGAAGATGAACCGGAATACCGCGAGTTGAAAGCGATGTTGGAAGGTGGAATCTCTGCTTGTCCAGACAACGTTCTCATCTATGCTACCTCGAATCGTCGGCATCTGATGCCTCGACAGGTCCGCGAAAACCGGTATCCGCAGAATGACGAAGATGAATTATATCCGCGCGAGGCGACGGAAGAAAAGGTCTCATTAAGCGACCGTTTTGGATTGCGCCTCGCTTTTCAACGGATTTCACAGGACACCTACTTGCAGATTGTCTCCCATTACGCGCAGAAACGCGGACTCTCCGTTCCGACGGAAGCATTACACCGAGCAGCGTTGGAATGGGAGGCATCCTCAAGTGGGCGTTCAGGGCGTGTCGCCTATCAGTTTGTTGCAGACCTCGCTGGGCGGTTAGCACTTGAATCAAATGCAAAGTAG
- a CDS encoding aminotransferase class I/II-fold pyridoxal phosphate-dependent enzyme: protein MQDLNPLAIELNKQLQNAAPTVSALLSKLGERIYLPRGILSQTAEANTKAHRLNATRAIALDFSQQGSDMMHLTVSREFVPALPLESIYGYAPVLGQPELRNAWKTHLLKENPSLAEAALSLPIVTSGMTHGFSLLAELFTDSGDTLVLPDNIWGNYRLIFQTKAAANLQTYPFFNAAKGFNTHGFRETLTNVTDEKLLVLLNFPHNPTGYAITHTEAQHIVEAIVARADAGCRILVMIDDAYAGLWYDASVMQESLFGLLVGCHPNVVPVKIDGATKEEYAWGLRVAFMSFGLGEAAMQPLEQKFSGLIRANTSGASQVSQTLILEAMKALGHTEQKRHNYEKLKARALKTKEIASDAQYAKLWEVYPSHAGYFICLNLKSASAEAVRQQLLEEHGIGTITLGETELRVAYSCIAEADIETVFKTIAEVIEKL from the coding sequence ATGCAAGATTTAAATCCCTTAGCCATCGAATTAAATAAGCAGCTTCAAAATGCCGCGCCGACAGTCTCCGCGTTACTTTCCAAGTTAGGGGAACGCATCTATCTGCCGAGAGGTATCTTAAGCCAGACAGCGGAGGCGAATACAAAAGCACACCGTCTCAACGCGACGCGCGCGATTGCCTTGGACTTTTCACAGCAGGGCAGCGATATGATGCACCTCACCGTTTCACGGGAGTTCGTGCCAGCGTTACCTTTGGAGAGTATCTACGGGTACGCACCCGTGTTAGGTCAACCGGAATTACGGAACGCATGGAAAACGCATCTCTTGAAAGAGAACCCGTCACTTGCCGAGGCAGCATTAAGTCTACCAATTGTGACGAGTGGAATGACGCACGGGTTTAGTCTACTCGCGGAACTTTTCACAGACAGTGGAGACACGCTCGTTCTTCCAGATAATATTTGGGGGAATTATCGACTTATTTTCCAAACCAAAGCGGCGGCGAATCTTCAAACCTATCCGTTTTTCAACGCGGCGAAAGGTTTCAACACACACGGATTTCGGGAGACACTTACCAATGTTACCGACGAAAAGCTGCTGGTTCTCCTGAATTTTCCGCACAACCCCACCGGCTATGCAATTACCCACACAGAAGCGCAGCATATTGTAGAAGCGATTGTGGCGCGTGCCGACGCTGGATGTCGTATCCTCGTTATGATTGATGATGCCTATGCGGGTCTGTGGTACGATGCATCGGTTATGCAAGAATCGCTTTTTGGACTGTTGGTCGGATGCCACCCGAATGTAGTTCCTGTAAAGATAGACGGGGCGACGAAAGAGGAATATGCGTGGGGCTTACGTGTCGCGTTTATGAGTTTCGGTCTCGGAGAGGCAGCGATGCAACCCCTTGAACAGAAGTTCAGTGGGCTAATTCGAGCGAATACCTCCGGCGCATCACAGGTCTCCCAAACGCTCATCCTTGAAGCGATGAAGGCTCTGGGGCATACCGAGCAGAAACGACATAACTATGAGAAACTCAAGGCGCGCGCGTTGAAAACAAAAGAAATTGCCTCGGATGCCCAATATGCAAAACTTTGGGAGGTGTATCCGAGTCATGCCGGTTATTTTATATGCCTGAACCTCAAATCCGCGAGCGCAGAGGCGGTTCGGCAGCAGCTTCTTGAGGAACACGGCATCGGCACGATTACACTCGGTGAAACCGAGTTACGGGTGGCTTATTCATGCATCGCAGAAGCGGATATTGAAACGGTTTTCAAGACAATCGCAGAGGTAATTGAGAAATTATAG
- a CDS encoding cob(I)yrinic acid a,c-diamide adenosyltransferase, translated as MKIYTKFGDSGETALFGGMRLRKDAPRIEAIGTVDELNAYIGYAQTLIDDADLSELMTRIQNHLFSVGADLATPETHAKAAEFRISADFTTEMETAIDALSAELPPLTNFILPGGCTAGAILHIARVVCRRSERCVVRLAREEDVNPEIIRSLNRLSDLLFVLARTVNFRANASEPIWES; from the coding sequence ATGAAAATCTACACTAAATTTGGTGATTCTGGAGAGACCGCCCTTTTCGGAGGGATGCGGCTTCGGAAAGATGCCCCACGCATCGAGGCAATCGGTACTGTTGATGAACTGAACGCCTATATCGGCTATGCGCAAACGCTGATTGATGATGCTGATCTTTCCGAACTTATGACGCGGATCCAAAATCACCTCTTCTCGGTCGGGGCAGATTTGGCGACACCAGAGACACACGCGAAGGCTGCTGAGTTTCGTATATCGGCAGATTTCACGACAGAGATGGAAACTGCAATAGATGCACTTTCTGCGGAACTTCCACCGCTGACGAACTTTATTTTACCCGGTGGATGCACTGCCGGTGCTATTTTACATATTGCGCGCGTCGTCTGTCGCCGAAGCGAACGGTGTGTCGTCCGCCTCGCACGCGAAGAAGATGTTAATCCTGAGATAATTCGGAGTTTGAACAGACTTTCGGATCTTCTGTTTGTTCTTGCTCGAACAGTGAATTTCCGAGCAAACGCTTCGGAACCGATTTGGGAATCCTAA
- a CDS encoding thiamine pyrophosphate-binding protein, with product MQNQQLTIGKYLLRKLQSYGIDHIFGIPGDYVVQFFDMIEKSPIQHIGTTREETAGFAADAYARTKGVGAACVTYGVGGLSMINAVTAAYAEKSPLIVISGSPGIKERSEEGLLHHKGKDFYTQQRIYDEITVASTLLDEPFTAFNEIDRVLDAVYWHKRPGYIELPRDIVGMQGTPSQRPSTGDHQSDPETLEAALENAIAFINQSENPVILAGAELHRFGYQNKLRQLAEEKQFPVVTTLLGKSVMPEAHPLYLGIYGGAMSREEITVLVESADCLITLGAFMTDVNLGIYTANLDRSRRVYATSDKISVGYSTYENVTFEDFIDGLHSPKLHERGDIDLEWVMEVPEPFKMMPDQPLTMKRLFQHLNLLLCEDMTVIPDIGDSLWAALDLRLPARTDFIALAYYTSMGFAVPAAIGAQLGKPTARPLVIVGDGAFQMTGTELSTTIRYQLNPIVLILNNQGYGTVRPFIDGPFNDIENWNYTHVPELFGTGCAFAARTEGEFDTAMKAALAETQHFVLIEATLDKSDISPSLMQLAKQVSKKV from the coding sequence ATGCAAAATCAACAATTAACTATCGGTAAATACCTGCTGAGAAAATTGCAAAGTTACGGTATTGATCACATCTTTGGCATTCCCGGTGATTATGTAGTGCAGTTCTTCGATATGATCGAGAAAAGCCCTATTCAACACATCGGCACGACACGAGAAGAAACTGCGGGATTTGCTGCAGATGCCTATGCCCGGACAAAAGGCGTGGGAGCTGCATGTGTGACGTATGGGGTCGGTGGGTTATCGATGATCAACGCTGTTACCGCCGCCTACGCTGAAAAATCACCACTCATTGTGATTAGCGGAAGCCCAGGGATAAAAGAGCGTAGTGAAGAGGGGCTTTTGCATCATAAAGGTAAAGATTTCTACACACAACAACGTATTTATGACGAGATAACCGTTGCATCCACACTTCTTGATGAACCCTTTACCGCCTTTAACGAGATAGATAGAGTCCTCGACGCTGTGTATTGGCACAAGCGTCCCGGCTACATTGAACTGCCACGGGATATAGTAGGTATGCAGGGAACACCCTCCCAACGTCCTTCAACGGGCGACCACCAGAGTGACCCGGAGACATTAGAGGCCGCCTTAGAAAATGCAATTGCGTTCATAAATCAGAGCGAAAATCCTGTCATTTTAGCAGGCGCGGAACTCCACAGATTCGGCTACCAAAACAAATTACGCCAGCTTGCCGAAGAAAAACAGTTTCCGGTGGTGACAACGCTGTTGGGCAAATCGGTAATGCCAGAGGCTCATCCGCTCTACTTGGGTATTTACGGCGGCGCGATGAGCAGGGAAGAAATCACAGTACTCGTTGAATCTGCCGATTGTCTTATCACCCTTGGTGCCTTTATGACCGATGTCAACCTCGGAATCTACACGGCAAACTTAGATCGCAGTCGCCGGGTATACGCCACCTCGGATAAAATTTCGGTTGGCTATTCTACCTATGAAAATGTCACGTTTGAAGATTTTATTGATGGATTGCATTCTCCGAAACTCCATGAACGCGGGGACATAGATTTGGAGTGGGTCATGGAAGTGCCAGAACCTTTCAAGATGATGCCCGACCAGCCGCTTACAATGAAACGCCTGTTCCAACACCTAAATCTACTGCTGTGTGAAGACATGACAGTTATTCCTGACATCGGTGACAGCCTCTGGGCGGCTTTAGACTTACGGCTTCCGGCACGTACCGATTTTATTGCGCTTGCCTACTACACCTCAATGGGGTTTGCAGTTCCCGCCGCAATCGGTGCCCAACTCGGCAAACCCACAGCCCGGCCACTTGTCATCGTAGGGGATGGTGCATTTCAAATGACCGGCACCGAACTCTCAACGACTATTCGCTACCAGCTCAATCCGATTGTTCTGATTTTAAACAATCAGGGATACGGCACCGTCCGTCCCTTTATTGACGGACCCTTTAACGATATAGAAAATTGGAACTACACCCATGTACCGGAACTCTTTGGCACAGGATGTGCATTTGCTGCCCGTACGGAAGGCGAATTTGATACTGCCATGAAAGCAGCACTTGCTGAGACACAACATTTTGTTTTGATTGAGGCAACACTTGACAAATCGGACATTTCGCCCTCACTTATGCAGTTGGCAAAACAGGTGTCCAAGAAAGTTTAA
- a CDS encoding mandelate racemase/muconate lactonizing enzyme domain-containing protein, whose product MKTSGKIKNVKVVDLRVPTSDTLLGSDPFHKKPNYSAVLTMIETSTGHQGISVAFTAGAGNDWIAYGVKDLAQLVVGMEMETFVNDPGAFHRLLVDHHQLRWLADGVNRMAIGSIVNAMWDAWAKLVDKPLWKLLVDLPPEKIVQCIDWRYLRDALTPDEAEAILNTHQDSCEAREQALRQQGPKAYSTAGWLGLTDEQIIETVNQVKADGLDCFKMKVGQDLEFDKKRLAFIREAIGSEARLMLDANQIWGVDEAIAYMEELAVFKPTWIEEPTARDDVLGFVKIARALEKHGIGVATGEQVPSPVIFKQLITSGAIQYCQIDATRLGGVNDVLGVILMVAKYDIPVCPHGGGIGLCNMIQHYAIWDQICAAAHSETQVVEYLNFLQEDVFLHPIQVRNGAYVTPTALGWGLEMYADFVEKHTYPTGSVWQGREASGGITFLA is encoded by the coding sequence ATGAAAACTTCAGGAAAGATTAAAAACGTTAAGGTTGTAGATCTACGCGTTCCTACATCAGACACTTTACTCGGCTCTGATCCGTTTCATAAGAAACCGAATTACTCAGCTGTACTAACGATGATAGAGACAAGTACAGGACACCAAGGCATATCAGTGGCGTTCACTGCTGGTGCCGGAAACGACTGGATCGCATACGGGGTTAAAGATCTCGCGCAACTCGTTGTGGGGATGGAAATGGAGACTTTCGTTAATGATCCGGGCGCGTTCCATAGACTGCTCGTAGACCATCACCAGCTGCGCTGGCTTGCGGATGGCGTTAATCGGATGGCGATCGGCAGTATTGTCAATGCGATGTGGGATGCTTGGGCAAAATTGGTTGATAAACCGCTCTGGAAACTCCTCGTCGATTTACCACCGGAGAAGATTGTGCAGTGCATCGATTGGCGGTATCTGCGGGATGCCCTGACACCTGATGAAGCAGAGGCAATTCTCAATACACACCAAGACAGTTGTGAAGCCCGCGAGCAAGCACTTCGTCAACAGGGACCGAAGGCGTATTCCACCGCGGGATGGCTCGGTCTGACAGACGAACAGATTATTGAGACAGTAAATCAGGTGAAAGCGGATGGACTCGACTGCTTCAAAATGAAGGTCGGACAGGATTTGGAATTTGACAAGAAACGGCTCGCCTTCATACGCGAGGCGATCGGCTCAGAAGCACGTTTGATGCTGGATGCAAACCAGATTTGGGGTGTTGATGAAGCCATCGCCTACATGGAAGAATTGGCAGTGTTCAAGCCGACCTGGATTGAGGAACCGACAGCCCGCGATGATGTCCTCGGCTTCGTGAAAATCGCACGTGCCTTAGAGAAACATGGTATCGGTGTTGCAACGGGAGAACAGGTTCCGTCGCCGGTTATCTTCAAGCAGTTGATTACAAGTGGTGCGATCCAGTATTGTCAGATTGACGCGACGCGGCTTGGGGGTGTCAATGATGTGTTAGGAGTCATTTTAATGGTGGCAAAGTATGATATACCTGTCTGTCCGCACGGTGGTGGTATCGGTCTGTGCAATATGATTCAACACTACGCTATATGGGATCAGATTTGCGCTGCAGCGCACTCGGAGACACAGGTTGTTGAATACCTCAACTTCCTACAAGAGGACGTTTTCTTACATCCGATTCAGGTGCGTAACGGTGCTTATGTCACACCAACGGCACTCGGTTGGGGACTTGAAATGTACGCGGACTTCGTCGAGAAGCATACCTATCCGACAGGATCAGTATGGCAGGGACGAGAGGCATCTGGGGGGATCACTTTTTTGGCATAG
- a CDS encoding Ldh family oxidoreductase, whose product MPNFTQNQLQKIATDIFEAGGVPSDEAEIIGELLVASNLAGHDSHGVLRIPQYIGLIESGLIQPGAPMEIERESASHALINGNWGFGHVIAQKAMSLAIEKAKSSTISAISVYNCNHIGRIGSYPMMAAETNMVGITMVNAGGTALYVAPFGGRDGRLATNPIAIATPTREGHPILLDITSSVVAQGKIRVAVNRGESVPLGWLINNEGEPTQDPRDLIEPPHGALLPLGGIVGHKGYALGLMIDILGGALSGAGCSGSGNTRLQNGVLMIALDIANFTPLDDFYDHVDGLVAHVKASPTAPGFDEILTPGEIEARQTERRLREGIPIDDETWRQIQETATQVGLSCLNLES is encoded by the coding sequence ATGCCAAATTTTACGCAGAACCAGTTACAGAAAATCGCAACTGACATCTTTGAAGCCGGAGGTGTTCCAAGCGATGAAGCAGAGATTATCGGGGAATTGCTCGTCGCTTCAAACCTTGCCGGGCATGATTCCCACGGCGTTCTCCGCATTCCGCAATATATTGGACTCATCGAATCCGGACTTATTCAACCCGGAGCACCGATGGAGATTGAACGTGAGTCGGCTTCACATGCACTCATCAACGGCAATTGGGGGTTTGGACATGTCATTGCACAAAAGGCGATGTCGCTTGCAATAGAGAAGGCGAAATCAAGTACGATCAGTGCAATCAGTGTCTATAACTGTAATCACATCGGACGTATTGGAAGCTATCCGATGATGGCAGCTGAAACCAACATGGTAGGCATCACGATGGTGAATGCCGGTGGGACTGCACTATATGTTGCGCCGTTCGGTGGACGAGATGGTCGGCTTGCGACGAATCCTATCGCAATTGCCACACCGACACGCGAGGGACACCCGATTCTGCTTGACATCACAAGTAGTGTTGTCGCGCAGGGTAAGATTCGCGTCGCAGTGAATCGTGGAGAATCTGTTCCACTCGGTTGGCTGATCAACAATGAAGGCGAACCAACACAGGACCCACGAGATTTAATCGAACCTCCACACGGTGCGTTGTTACCGCTCGGAGGGATTGTTGGACACAAAGGATATGCACTCGGTCTGATGATTGACATTTTAGGAGGGGCGTTGTCCGGCGCAGGCTGTAGTGGATCGGGGAACACCCGTCTTCAGAACGGTGTCCTGATGATTGCACTGGATATCGCTAATTTTACACCGCTTGACGATTTTTATGACCATGTTGATGGACTCGTTGCCCATGTGAAAGCCTCACCAACCGCACCTGGATTCGATGAAATCTTGACACCTGGAGAAATCGAAGCACGCCAGACAGAGCGTCGTTTACGCGAAGGCATTCCAATCGATGACGAAACGTGGCGACAGATTCAAGAGACTGCAACACAGGTGGGTCTCTCGTGCTTAAATCTTGAAAGTTAA